A single genomic interval of Lathyrus oleraceus cultivar Zhongwan6 chromosome 7, CAAS_Psat_ZW6_1.0, whole genome shotgun sequence harbors:
- the LOC127102287 gene encoding uncharacterized protein LOC127102287: protein MSLSNTSIEVLRQQMDDSNHELVNMLTNQMGTVFNPVIQEFAETNRQVANQLTRLCNFLGAPAQQMAQVVRQTVPFQMDIGAAEDETVHEVQILRPQQNQGVESGVAGRNQMVLVNRHQDADQIIDQHRQEDLAVENDLTTIVERIMARNGMSSTLQRPLYASPLAEFILQTEAPRGMKVPKYTKFGGESSELTIEHIARYLTESGDLSHNGVRHLERLRLEKVRHSKAKKEKVAFVDYDATDPICEADYASSTELEIDVAELKLGSAYECRLLLPAQGKILSKIIQNSL, encoded by the exons ATGTCGTTGTCGAACACTTCAATAGAGGTGTTGAGGCAGCAAATGGATGATAGTAATCATGAGTTGGTTAATATGTTAACTAATCAAATGGGTACAGTTTTTAATCCTGTGATACAGGAATTCgctgaaacaaataggcaggtggcTAATCAATTGACACGCTTGTGTAACTTCCTGGGGGCACCGGCTCAACAGATGGCACAAGTGGTCAGGCAAACCGTTCCTTTTCAAATGGATATAGGGGCAGCGGAAGATGAGACAGTCCATGAGGTACAAATTCTTAGACCCCAACAAAATCAAGGCGTTGAATCAGGAGTAGCAGGACGTAACCAGATGGTGTTGGTTAACCGACATCAGGATGCTGATCAAATTATCGAtcaacatcgacaagaagactTAGCAGTAGAAAATgatttgacaactattgtcgaaaggattatggctaggAATGGTATGAGTTCCACATTGCAAAGGCCATTATATGCTTCCCCATTGGCTGAATTTATTCTCCAAACCGAGGCACCTAGAGGAATGAAAGTGCCTAAATACACTAAGTTTGGGGGAGAATCTAGTGAGTTGACAATAGAACATATTGCCAGATATTTAACAGAGTCAGGAGATTTATCTCATAATGG agttcgacatcTAGAACGACTAAGGTTAGAGAAGGTTAGACACAGTAAGGCTAAGAAAGAAAAAGTAGCGTTTGTCGACTATGACGCGACAGATCCAATCTGTGAGGCTGATTATGCCtcatcgaccgaattagaaattGACGTGGCTGAGTTAAAGCTAGGATCTGCTTATGAGTGTCGGTTATTACTTCCTGCACAAGGGAAAATCCTGTCGAAAATAATCCAAAATTCCCTCTAA